The stretch of DNA CTCTTGTCTCACGAGGACCGTCATTAGTATCGACAATACCTTGTGCTGACTTAGCTACCTCTGCCGCGCCAAACAGCTCGACACGAGTTTGCCAGAGAGCATAGTTTTTTGAGTTTTCATTACTTGGAGAAACTGCGGCGGCATGTAATGCACTTAATAGTCCTAAGTATGCCTCCCTCTTTTCTTGATAAAATCTATTTTGCTTAGACATACTCTTAACTAAAAAATGTTCAATCAGTCTTGTCAGCATAGATCCAATGCCAAGCCCACCTACAAGTGGCAGTATCCAGTCCATTTTTTACTTCCTTTCAAGTGACTACCTGTTGAAATTTCAATAGACGACCATATTTCGATTCAAATCGAAACGTTTTCACTGAAATTGCCCCGCCATTTTCATGGTAAAATAAATGAGAGTGTTTTTCAAACTGGAGGTGCTGGAGCTTATGACCTTTTAAAAAAGTGGGACCGTGAACTAAGGCACTCGTGCAACTCCACGAAAGAAGACGACAGGCGACCGTGGCTCAACGGTAAATTTTATGGATGAGACGGATATAAACGGCGACTCCGAGATGCGACGGCCAAAAGCGCAGAGCGGAAGGCCCACTTGAGCCACTGAGAATGGCTCCCATAGGAATGGTTAATCTTAAAAGTCTCTTGTTTAAAGAGCCCAGGAAATTCCGCTCAGGCCCACGCCGCCGCCCGTTTGGTATTCATTTTTTTGCAACAGGTAGTCATTTTAGATGGAGGTAGTTCCCTTGGGGTTCGGGCCATAGGCATTCTCTGTCGTATCCCCAGGAAGACAAAAGAGGACAATAGTGTAGAATGGAATCAGCAAGTACCAACCACTACGATTAGTGTCGTGCATTCTTCGCACAGAAACGGCAAAGCTAGGAATTAAAGATACCATTAGATAAATGGTGGCAATTTTCGTAGAGAGCCCTAGAAATACGCAAACCATTGCGATTGCTATATAAAAAATAGGATTCAAAATAGAAAACATCCAGAATTCCCTACGACTGGAACGGCCGGCGAAGTTCGCATAGTCGGAAAATGCTTTAAGGTACCAATGCATATTTATCC from Bdellovibrionales bacterium encodes:
- a CDS encoding DUF805 domain-containing protein; translation: MHWYLKAFSDYANFAGRSSRREFWMFSILNPIFYIAIAMVCVFLGLSTKIATIYLMVSLIPSFAVSVRRMHDTNRSGWYLLIPFYTIVLFCLPGDTTENAYGPNPKGTTSI